In Ananas comosus cultivar F153 linkage group 7, ASM154086v1, whole genome shotgun sequence, the sequence CCATTGTGGCCGGGGCTTGAGCCACCTATGTGTTTGTTGAGGAGCACCACAACGAGATCTTGTTGAGACAATTTGGCGAGCAGTCCAATATATACACCATGCATGCACTCGAATTTGAAAATTCTGTCACGATTAAAGTTTTCCGGTCTAAGGCGGATTAGGGAGAGTCTGGCGCGGCAGAATCAGAGGCTCCTCGTTCAAAATTTTTCCCGCTTAAATTTGTttgataatataaatttttttttctcagggCCTGATTTGGAATATGTGGCCCATTCAAGGCCCAATCCTGGCCCAAAAACCCAAAGAATAATTGGGCTGGATATGAAAATTAGtccatttatttaatattttatttaatttcacaaattaaaatttttgcaaaacccaaaattgtttctattttttttcttttttaactgcGAACACCATTGCACTTTGCAAGAGagaaacccaaaccctaaaccctaaactctaaacctattttcccaccgagagagagagtaagagcgAGAGAGTGAGAGCGAGAGCGATGATGGCGTGGTGCGCCgcgaggtcggcggcggcggcggcggcggcggcgccgggggCCGACCTGCGCGCgctgcgcgcgcgcgcgcccgtggcggcggcggggctCTGCTGTGTCTCCGTGGCCGGCTCCCTcctccgctcctcctcctcctcgaccaAATCCCACAACCCATTCGCCTCCGTCAACGCTaccctctcctcctccaccaccgcctccgccaccgccgcagGTAATGGAAAAGTGTAACAACCTGAAGAATaaaggagtagagtagttaaaGGAGAAGTAGTAAAAATCTCAACTTTACACAGTAAAAGTAGAGATAAGTGGCAGCAGCGGGATGGCGAGGAGCGAACTCGGCGGAGCGATCCGATGGGAAGGTGCTCGGGCGGAACTCCGGCGGGTCAACGGGATTAGGGCATCATCGGTGCACATGGAGATCGAGGTTGGAGGAGGAAATCCGACAGAATCTTGGAATTGGGGCGAAGACGAGAACCTGCGGGTCGAAGGTTCCGCGACTCGGATCGGAGGTAAATGGCGAACCCAAGACCCGCCGGTTGCGGGTGATGCGGAGAAGGCAGGAACCGACGCCCACTTACCGTTACGCATGGATCGGGCGAGCCGGAGCTCGGATCGGGGCGAAATGGGGAACCAAAGACCCGCAGGGTTGCGGGTAGTGCGGAGAAGGGCGGACCCGAGTCCGTTTGCCCGACAATCAGCAGAGGGGATCGGGAAAGCCCAGGAAAGGGCCCCACTATCCGAATTGGCAGCTCAACCAGTCCACTTCTTATTTTATCACTTTTGCTGTTTAGTCCTCGAagattaaataattttgttttcacTACGGGTACTAAGTAGTATAAGTATATCAGAATGTAATGCAAGTTAGGGTCATGAATGGAATATTGAATCTGCTTCTTCCCCATTCCCCaattctccttcttctctaaaCTCTCTTTCTCCAACTCTTATCTCTTCTCTACTTCTAATCCCCACTCCTAATATCTATCTCAAACTTCTTATCTCACTTTCtactctctatctctatctctatctctactCGCCTCTCAGACCCATCATCCTTCCCGCCGTGCTCGTCTTGGCGAATCTTATCATTGGCGGCTGCGATTCGTTCGGAACATTACAAAAAGGAAAGAATTTGTAGGGTTTGTTCTCTTGTTACAGTGTTGCTTCGTTTTAACAAAGGTATTGTGCAATTGGTTTTCAACTATTATGATTAGATGTTTACAACGGCGTGGTGTATCCGGcttgttagaaaaaattattctGCAAAAAGGAGAACAGATATGCGAAATGTGACTATTTAGAGCTTCTCTAGCTGTGTAAGTGGTTAACCATTTTTCATAAGGGAGAATCATGAACTATCCGGTATATGATTAAGCTAATTGTAAGTAAAATTCTTGAAATCTTGAATCATTTTAGCTGTCGTAGTGTCGCCTGTTTCTGATAAGTCAATTTTTGTTTTCTCACATTCCTATGTGCACTGTTCGTTATGTTGAAATCTTGGCCATTAAATTTGaggtttaaaaagaaaaaacaatgcGAAGCATTCATTGAGTATTCAGTGTtagaattttatgaaaaataattagcTCAAGCTTTGCAATCCGATGCCCTGTTTTTAGATAAGAAGGAGGCTGTCCAGACAGAAAAGGCGCCTGCGGCGTTAGGCCCGTACTCGCAGGCTGTCAAAGCCAATAACCTTGTTTTCGTCTCTGGTGTTCTGGGCCTTGTTCCCGAGGTTTGTCATCTCTAGTTCATGGGGTTAATTCTAGAAAATTAAGTGCATTTGCGGCGAAATAGCATTCTTTCGATTTCTTATTGGTGCACTTTTTGTGATCCGTATTTTTGTAGACAAGAAAGTTTATCTCTGACAGCATTGAAGAGCAAACTGAGCAGGTAAGCAAGTTGAATTTGATTAATCCGTAGATTATCAGTTTCATTTCGTAGTTTTCTTGTTTTGCAATTTGCTTTTGTCTTTTTAACAAGTATTAGAAGCGATACTGACCTAATGAAAGTATAGTAAACATAGCGTGAGATGTAAAATTCCTATGTTCAATGTTTATATTGACGTTGCATTCACTTTAAAGTGTCAATCTGTTTGTTTTAAGACAAACTTTTTGATAGTAATGCGCATACAGAATGCCTGATCATATGTGGTTATGTACCTGATCTGCAACATGTGAAAGGCCTTTTAGGTTTAAGATGCTTATATTAATCTATTAAAAGTGTAATAAAAATGGtccttttttttgcattaacTTTGTGTATAGACTGTAAGAAATAACTGAACGGATGATagtgatgtttttttttccccttgtaTATGATTTCGTGAAATTTTTGGTGAGTTTGGTGTGAACGATTCAATGATAGCATAATCATTTGAAGCATTTACTTATTACTTGTAATTTAAGATGGCAAAGTTCTCAAGCAAACTTTTGGAGTATCTTGTAAGAACTCCTAAAACCCTCCAATGTGAGATATGTTTGGGCCTCAGGTTTTAACAATTTTGGCCTGCATGTGGCCCTATTGATTGACACCCAAAAGTTCCCCTGTTGATCCAAGGCAGTGATGTTATTACAGAGTCAATAGGTGTCTGAATTGACTTTGATTTAGCATAGCTCTTCGTCAGGGTATAGGTTGGATGCTCTAGGTTGAGACTGGGCCAATTGTTTCAAACCCTCCCCGCACCAAACTAGGGCGTGATACTAGCCCAGCACAATATAGATCGCCAAACTGAGCAGGTAGATTTTTTGCTTAGTGCGCTTGCGGAGTTCGATTGGTGCGTTCCTGCTTCGAGCATCGCTAAATTTGCTTGTTGTTCTGCATCCTGCTACACCACCTGTACGTTCTCCTCTGTTCTTGCTTCCAGCTTTTCTACAAAGATGTTGCAACTTCTATTTCCTCTGCATTCCTTTCTCTGCTGCTCTTCCACCACATTTTATACATACATGTGTAACCATTTGCTGTTtacattaataaaaaaaagaagaagaaacttaAAAGAATGCGCTATTAATTCGAAGTCGTAAATTAGAGGCTACGAATGCTATAGTTAAAACTGCCAAAAAATAAAGCTCCGTAAATCGTCAGGAGATGTAATGCTTTTATGTTGGTTGCTATAAACCGAGAAACTAATGCTAATTATGTTGGCAAAAAACGTTGTaaagaaacgaaaaaaaaaaaaaaaaccacataaaaaatgaaaaattctatCCTTAAAAACTTTGCTATAATAAAAGGTATATATTTCCTACTGCATCCTTTGCCTCATTTTGATCTCACCTGTAGCGATGGCAGAACCGGTTGTCACCGATATTACCTTTCGCAGACTGCTACGCAGCATATGCACGAAGTTCTCTTTGCCTCCAGCGAGGTATGGAGTGAGTTTGGATGCCACAGGTTGCTTTTCGAGCTTATGTGGACGTTGCAGTACCTAGGGTTGGCCCAATGATGGAGATGATTAAATGAACTCTTTTAGTTGTTCTTATATTTTTGTTGTATAAATCTTCTGTTATATTTCATTCTATCGATGTTGCTGCTCGAATTTATAGTAATTTCGTGTAATTAGTGCTGACCGAAAAAAATATCTTGATTGCCCTGTTGATGGGGGCCTTCCGGTTCTGTGCTTGCTTCAAACAATTTTGTCTTCTATACTGTGCGTGCTCCAATCACTTGTTGTCGTTACTCAATAGTTTCAGCAGTGATTTTTATTAAACgtcatatttattttcagcagtAATTTTATTGATCTTCGTTCTTTACCTTCACAGATAACCCGCCGCAACGCGCAGGTATTGCACTAGTCTTACACTACCTGATACACATGGAGCCAACTACAACATTTGGcaggaaaaagcaaaaaaaaatttaaaaattattatataagaaACTGCAACACTATGCTTGGTCAACTTTGGCAGGAAAAAGCATGCACTTTTGAGCCAAtgtatatttgtaaaaaaaaagagaatttaaaatttgaaagtgcaCTCACatataataatcttttttttttttttgctttttcctgCCAAAGTTGACTAGTGTTTTTTAGTTGATAATATTAGAACTGAGTAATACTATCTGTATATCAGGCATACATAAATATGCTATAAATCTTACACTTTATCCATTCAAttagcaatttttttaatataattattttttttaaaaaaattaaattcttagaTAGGTGAGTGTGAGATTTATATAGTGTATGAGTGTGATTGGGATAATTCTCTTTGATTGGTCGgattgaaaagtaaaaaaaaaaaaattatatatgagaaggatattttgctctttgttttctaaaaaaatttgaaaagccATTGGAATATTGTTGTAGTCTCTTTCCTTCCCCAAAAATTTAAGTGTCCATCGACACGGACCGTATCTATAGTGTCGTATCATATCAATAATATATCGACACGATACAGATCCTATGCCGATGGCATAATTTAAAGCcttatattctttaaattagtaagtaattttttaataaattttaaagaatttgaaaaaaatatataatacacatttagaatattttattgctaaaataaataaataaattcatactattatatatcggcatatataattttttaatggcCGGCATGTATGTATCAATACTGTTTCTAGATCTTTAATGAATAATTGCATCAGGATGCTTTGGTCACCTTGCTATTGAACTTAAAAGGTTCAACCTCTATTTCAGTTAACCAATGCTTGCTTCACTGAGGCGTGTGGTGAAAACTACTTCTAGAAACAAGATTGTAGTTTTTCTCTTCTGGGAGAAATGAGCAGGGCTTTCTGATATGAGGAATTCGGCAGGGTTGATATGGATGCTGAAACAGGTTTATGATGATAACTTTGTTTTTTGGGATTTTCCTTTGTGGTTCATGATTTCAGTGTAGGAGTTCAATAGAAGCTATGTTGACAACCTGATTGTTTTGATATTCCGAATAGTATCTTcaattacaaggtgatttatcaTATTCCAAGTGTAGAAAGAGGCCATATATTCTATGCAATTGTAGACATCTTCTCGTACTCCCCATGAATGAATTACCATGAAGCCCTTTAGGGTCCATTTGGATACACGGATATCTTGTTTAACGTGTCCTTTTTGTTTACTTATGTGGTTTTCGTAATTGGTTCGGTAATTGATTTGATTGGGACCGGGGAAGGATGTCTGTAGCATATGCAATGAATGTATAGCCTTACACTTTGTTTTCAGCAGaatatgataaattaattatgattatGATAATTCGTCAAGTTTTGAAGTTGCAATCACAAAAGAAATTCTGTATCATTCGCAAGTTTTGTCCAATTAAGTCATTCCAGCATTCAAATTGGCCCTTAAATGAGGCCAAATATGTCTTAGGCTATCTATTGAGGTATGCATATCCTACCTTTCACCCATCCACCATCCTTATTCAGTATACAGTGAATAAACATGAATAGTCAACTTTGTATGATGTGCGATACTTTTCTTTATACGTATTGAAGTACTGATACTTATATAAtattcagaaatatatatatacatgtgtaaATCAAACATCACATATATAGGAAAATAACATGAtggtattaaatataataataaaggtCAAGGTTTTCTTCTAGTTATATCCATATTCTAGTTGCTTCCATGTGCTTCTTATTGTGGATACATTGCATGAGATTAGATGGTCAGCTTTGTTCTTAATTAACTTATTTACATTACAAGTTGTGGATATCCCAGTaatgtttcttttctttctgaaaaATAATAAGGTTTCTGCAGTCAATGCTACAGGAATGAAGTAACCAATCTACCGTGCTTGCGAGTTGCAGTTCCTCTTCTCAGGTGTGAATTCTCGAATCTGTGGATCAGAAAACCAGTAGGTTAGCTATCATTGTCATATCTAAACCTGTTATTAAATGTTACTCTTATCtcttctttcttgtttttcCATGTATGTTGTTTCCTTGCATTTGAGCATGTGACATTTCGCAATTAATTGCAACCTTCCAACTTTGAGCCGCCATGACAGTTGTCTCCTTTACCTGTCCGGTGTATGAAGATTACATAGTAAAATCACAATGGTATATTTGTCTATAATCAAAGTTTCATCTTGCTGTCGCTGTTATGAGGAAGAAAACTAAGAGAACATGTGAGAAACACTAAGTTAGGTTAGTATTTTCCATTGGCGAAAGCGAGTCGCTTTCGCCAGGACTTGTTATGCTTATGTGAAACTTCCGCGATTGATCTCGACGTGCTGACTCGTTCTGTGGGATGTGCACTATCCTTCATGTATGCTAAATGGATGTTagtatctctttctctctcatttcctaAAGGAAGTAGATAATTGTTGTTTATTTGTtggaattattataatattatgatAAACCTTCCTTTTTAACTATGTATTCTTTTGAGATGGTCCCTTATGTAGCCAACCCAACATTGCATGTGATTGATCCACAAAATAAGTGCCACTGCTTTTAGGAGAACAATAGTAACAAAAAAACCATGGGAGTTGATCATTCACTCTCTTAAGTGAGTTGAAACCACGTTTTCTTTAAAGATTATTTTTGGACTCTTATGTAAAATTTGACAAGTTTTAGTAATTCTTGCTTTACTTTTTCATgccaaattttcttcttttttctctacaTCAAAGCCTTAAAATATCCAATGATTTTAAATGCTTCCCAATTCTCTTGACCAACATGAGCACATTATGGTTGGTGAAGTAAATGACAATAAATGAAACTCTTAACTTTAGCCAAGTGATGTTTACACTTGGTACCCCCAAAAAAATGTGTTGTTAACCTTTTGGTCCACACAAACTTTGTGAGGAAAATACAACCAGTCCTATAGCACAGGTGAAATTTTACACCTTAGCAATTTGTGATTCTCTTCCCATGCTTTAATGATAGCTTTGAGTAGGGTGGTAAtctagctcgctgttcgcgaaccagctcgtgttcggctcgaaatgagctcaagATCGAATCGCGCGTTAGTAAcgagcgaacacgagctgaattttttggctcgtttattaaacgagccgaacacgagctggggttagctcgcttgtgttcggctcgataacaagctcgaatacatatattttatatttatataatttatttaatttatatttatatatataaataaataattatattataatatatatttttattatttaatttttagcacaataaaatataaaggcgagctcaattataaaaagactcaattatatgtaaaattttaattattagatcaaagtctaatagataagattctaaaatttatttttatatatattcaatctaaacCTCTTAACTTATTGCTCGTTGGCTAGCTCGTGAGCCTTTTCGgcctcgatattttaacgagtcggctcgtgtttgacttctttattaaacaagccgaacatgagccgGCTCCAGCTCgcttgtgtttggctcgtttacacccctagctaTGAGCATCAAATCGACTTGGAAATTTTTTGTGAATAGATATATGAACTCTTCTTTGCCATTAGTTTTTAGTGAGCACCAGGATATAGCATATCTAGGAGACCATTGTAGCAAACATTTTTGAGTCACTTTGATGTTGCCTATGCCCAAATAAGTGTAGGGCATGGGAGGTGACAAATCATTaagattcaaaataataataataataataaaataaatactgTTTAAATAGAATTACTCGAAGAAGCAATTTAGTTTCGAACTTAATGTGATCGATCTCAAAGCACTTTTGCACACATCTACAAAGCAAAGAACCCTCTCTAGCTAGCACCTTCCTCAGTCTCCTACCCTGGAAAAAGCTCCACTAATGAgggccaaaaagcaaaaaaacaaagcaaaagaaTCAATGGTACGATCCTTTTGCCGATTCCTTAGTAACAGAAAATTGGGACCACACCACTCATGCATCGTGAACTATAGTATGCAAAGGACTCGTGTAATTAAAGTAAAAGTAAATTGGTACGGTGGGGATGGATCTCCTacttatattctctctctcttctgcaCCATTCATGAGATGAAGATGATATGAGTTAGAGCGCACAGAACAGCTGTGTTCCACCCGTTGAGGGGTCACACGGAATCCAAGATGATCGAGTAGTCGTAATTAACGCTCCATTGGCAAGAGAGGACGTACTAATAGTCAGTGACTTATGGAATAACTTAtgtacaaatattatattattaatttcatttgatttaatTAGTATTGAGCTCAAGTggaattaaattgaaatttaatcaTATTGGCAACTTAACAGATAAGCATACTACAACATGGGACCAAGCATCTCCATCATCTTCCTCTTTGTATTTTTACAAGCATCTCGGTATCTCTATTATTGAACAACTGCATCAAAGAGGAAACATCTTCACGTGACCCTACTATTCTAGTACAACCATTATTAAAAGGCAACGGCATTCTCGTACAATCGATCGAATTGATTAGTGATAAGAAAAATGTAATTCTAGcattattcttattcttaattAGCTACTATTAGTTGTAAATTGGATTATCTCTCGGACgtaccctttttttaaaaaaaaattctagctgCCACTCCTCTCCATTGTTGTCTCCTCAAGTAGAGTTAATTATAATAAGATCCATTAGTAGAATTAGCACCTAATTAAGTGAGTATTTCAATCAAATCAGTAATCTTAgcaatatatatgttttacaTCATAATTTCACCTAGTTTAAAGCTCCTTCTCTCCTTTTTCCAACTGCTTCATGGAAGAAGCACATGTCAATCATTTGAGCTCTTGTGTTTGTTCAGGTTCCTTTTATTCACGAGTTTGTACACACAGGTTAACTATAATTAACCTAGTACCATCCGACATTTCAAGTCAGTTTCTATTTGGATATATGAACATCTTATTTCACACATCTCTTTTGTTTGCTAAGAATAATTAACGTAGCAATTAGTAGACTAAAAGAATGATTAATTAGATGTACATAACACCACACTATATTCGATCTTCCAATTATTTTCTTAGAATAAGATATATTTCTCCGTAgataaaatacattatattgaGATCTTATGGAGACATTGTAGGAGATTAAAATCAAACCCTCATTGCTCATATATTATCAtgagagtaatgcttctatatattttttttttggttaccgttcattcacgtgtattcaacggctcagatttagtttttttaaaattgtgacctgcaatagcaggtcactttgggagaggtaccggttaccaggtacctcaaaaaagaatatttttgtcttttaatacatgggcaatttagtcattttacatctactatattttcaa encodes:
- the LOC109712787 gene encoding reactive Intermediate Deaminase A, chloroplastic-like isoform X1, which encodes MMAWCAARSAAAAAAAAPGADLRALRARAPVAAAGLCCVSVAGSLLRSSSSSTKSHNPFASVNATLSSSTTASATAADKKEAVQTEKAPAALGPYSQAVKANNLVFVSGVLGLVPETRKFISDSIEEQTEQTATQHMHEVLFASSEVWSEFGCHRLLFELMWTLQYLGLAQ
- the LOC109712787 gene encoding reactive Intermediate Deaminase A, chloroplastic-like isoform X4; the protein is MMAWCAARSAAAAAAAAPGADLRALRARAPVAAAGLCCVSVAGSLLRSSSSSTKSHNPFASVNATLSSSTTASATAADKKEAVQTEKAPAALGPYSQAVKANNLVFVSGVLGLVPETRKFISDSIEEQTEQGIGWML
- the LOC109712787 gene encoding reactive Intermediate Deaminase A, chloroplastic-like isoform X3, yielding MMAWCAARSAAAAAAAAPGADLRALRARAPVAAAGLCCVSVAGSLLRSSSSSTKSHNPFASVNATLSSSTTASATAADKKEAVQTEKAPAALGPYSQAVKANNLVFVSGVLGLVPETRKFISDSIEEQTEQITRRNAQLTNACFTEACGENYF
- the LOC109712787 gene encoding reactive Intermediate Deaminase A, chloroplastic-like isoform X2 — protein: MMAWCAARSAAAAAAAAPGADLRALRARAPVAAAGLCCVSVAGSLLRSSSSSTKSHNPFASVNATLSSSTTASATAADKKEAVQTEKAPAALGPYSQAVKANNLVFVSGVLGLVPETRKFISDSIEEQTEQRWQNRLSPILPFADCYAAYARSSLCLQRGME